One Campylobacter concisus DNA segment encodes these proteins:
- a CDS encoding DNA gyrase subunit B encodes MISIAYPLVLFFWQENATFIFGVLCVLWGLRAYFESGRKRQVCLSAGTFFAICAIFRSVNLALLYPSIVSLGFLALFFYSLRGEAIITKIARLKEKNIDEKVVSYTRELTKIWCLFFIFNAVVAFALSCFENKIYWSIYCSFISYILMGFLFFGEILYRKVFILKRKDGV; translated from the coding sequence TTGATAAGTATTGCTTACCCTTTAGTGCTATTTTTCTGGCAAGAAAATGCCACTTTTATATTTGGTGTTTTATGTGTGCTTTGGGGGCTTAGAGCCTATTTTGAAAGTGGCAGGAAAAGGCAGGTTTGCTTATCGGCTGGGACATTTTTTGCTATTTGCGCTATTTTTAGAAGTGTAAATTTAGCACTTTTATATCCAAGTATCGTAAGCCTTGGCTTTTTGGCTCTCTTTTTTTACAGCTTAAGGGGCGAGGCGATCATAACCAAAATCGCTAGATTAAAAGAGAAAAATATAGATGAAAAGGTCGTTAGCTACACAAGAGAGTTAACAAAAATTTGGTGCTTATTTTTTATATTTAATGCAGTTGTTGCCTTTGCTTTATCGTGTTTTGAAAATAAAATTTATTGGAGTATTTACTGCTCCTTTATCTCTTATATTTTGATGGGATTTTTGTTTTTTGGAGAAATTTTATATCGTAAAGTTTTTATTTTAAAGAGGAAAGATGGAGTTTGA
- a CDS encoding lysophospholipid acyltransferase family protein produces the protein MIQKYQKAGKVVVILHLGILAMSLKILRAGFLFFLFAIICISGDLLLVPVVLLRLNKFKFIQNLCRDLVRISWGFFIKVTKICGHLDYKFELGELNGGSNLVIANHPSLLDVVFLISRFKRINCIVKGELGKNIFLFAAIRACNYIPNTNNEEFLQKSVEVLKSGENLLIFPEGTRTKDKIIFHKAAAHIGVKGAKNIVCIGINMHPRSLRKNEPWYKIPDEKIKYHFKEMKNFDVDMFLQDRPSPVRARAMHDEISKIYKEEFGERAS, from the coding sequence TTGATCCAAAAATATCAAAAAGCTGGCAAAGTTGTAGTTATTCTTCATCTTGGAATTTTAGCTATGAGCCTTAAAATTTTAAGAGCTGGATTTTTATTTTTCCTTTTTGCGATCATTTGCATAAGCGGAGATTTACTGCTTGTGCCAGTGGTGCTTTTGAGGCTAAATAAATTTAAATTTATACAAAATTTATGCCGTGATCTAGTTAGAATTTCTTGGGGATTTTTTATAAAAGTTACTAAAATTTGTGGGCATCTGGACTATAAATTTGAGCTTGGTGAGCTAAATGGCGGATCAAATTTAGTCATAGCAAACCACCCTTCGCTTCTTGATGTGGTCTTTTTGATCTCAAGATTTAAAAGGATAAACTGCATCGTAAAGGGCGAGCTTGGTAAAAATATATTTTTATTTGCTGCAATTAGAGCGTGCAACTATATACCAAACACAAATAATGAGGAATTTTTACAAAAAAGCGTAGAAGTTTTAAAAAGTGGTGAAAATTTATTAATTTTCCCAGAAGGCACACGTACGAAAGATAAAATTATTTTTCATAAGGCAGCTGCTCACATAGGTGTAAAAGGCGCTAAAAATATTGTATGTATCGGCATCAATATGCATCCAAGAAGTCTTAGAAAAAATGAACCATGGTACAAAATACCAGATGAAAAGATAAAATATCATTTTAAAGAGATGAAAAATTTTGATGTTGATATGTTTTTACAGGATAGGCCAAGTCCGGTAAGGGCTAGGGCAATGCATGATGAGATAAGTAAAATTTATAAGGAGGAATTTGGTGAAAGAGCTAGTTAA
- a CDS encoding glycosyltransferase family 2 protein, producing MKTLFLIPFYNHPEKIKDLCEALARYNLHILIVDDGSNETSKKALQNLSGFGVEILTREQNGGKGAALKDGFRHAVQNGYTHAFQIDADFQHDISEVAEFLELSKKYPHDMIMADPIYGEDAPKSRFYGRKITNFWVKVNTLNTNIKDAMCGFRIYPLKELESAIAHSGSNRMEFDMEILVNAVRAGIGLKWIPLKVRYEKGGISHFKMLKDNMLISLMHAKYFFSLVPFLLGKAFKRQKYAWWQKGERSNEFFLRVSLFLTKNLPIFLIKPIVMIVVCFYCIFSKIERKNIREFLQNVEKFSGKKPVTGVFRNFYDFGIAICDKFRIWQNGVLENELDIDELMWIKEEFEASKRGRILLTSHLGNVEICKTLSLRSPSFRMIILVYSKGNENFYKILEQISKGQIKLISVENLDAAAMLELKEAVENGVNIGIMGDRTPVNGDKFVEVSFLGKMAKFNYGPYLLAGILGVKMSTLWCVKNGDKFSIELSDIADEIKLGRDRKASVMPYVQSYVKQLEDHACKNPSQWFNFFDFWR from the coding sequence ATGAAGACGCTCTTTCTCATACCATTTTATAACCATCCAGAGAAGATTAAAGACCTTTGCGAGGCGCTTGCAAGATATAATCTACACATTTTAATAGTCGATGATGGCTCAAACGAGACTTCAAAAAAAGCTTTGCAAAATTTGAGCGGATTTGGCGTAGAAATTTTGACAAGAGAGCAAAACGGCGGCAAGGGAGCTGCACTAAAAGATGGCTTTAGACACGCTGTGCAAAATGGCTACACGCATGCGTTTCAGATCGACGCTGACTTTCAGCATGATATAAGCGAGGTGGCAGAGTTTTTAGAGCTTAGCAAAAAGTATCCACACGATATGATAATGGCTGATCCGATTTATGGCGAGGACGCGCCAAAGTCTAGATTTTATGGTAGAAAGATCACAAATTTTTGGGTCAAGGTAAACACCTTAAACACCAACATAAAAGATGCGATGTGTGGCTTTAGAATTTATCCGCTAAAAGAGCTTGAAAGCGCGATCGCTCATAGTGGCTCAAATAGGATGGAATTTGACATGGAAATCCTAGTAAATGCTGTGAGAGCAGGCATTGGACTAAAGTGGATACCGTTAAAGGTAAGATATGAAAAAGGTGGAATTTCTCACTTTAAAATGCTAAAAGATAACATGCTAATAAGCCTTATGCATGCAAAATATTTTTTTAGTTTAGTTCCATTTTTGCTAGGTAAAGCCTTTAAGAGGCAAAAATACGCATGGTGGCAAAAAGGCGAAAGATCAAATGAATTTTTCTTAAGGGTGAGCTTGTTTTTAACCAAGAATTTGCCTATTTTTCTTATAAAACCTATCGTTATGATCGTCGTTTGTTTTTATTGTATTTTTTCAAAAATAGAGAGAAAAAATATAAGAGAATTTTTGCAAAATGTAGAGAAATTTAGTGGTAAAAAGCCGGTTACTGGTGTTTTTAGAAATTTTTATGATTTTGGTATAGCTATTTGCGATAAATTTCGTATTTGGCAAAATGGTGTGCTCGAAAATGAACTAGATATTGACGAACTCATGTGGATAAAAGAAGAGTTTGAGGCATCAAAGCGTGGCAGAATTTTGCTAACAAGCCATCTAGGAAATGTAGAAATTTGCAAGACACTTTCGCTTAGATCGCCAAGTTTTCGTATGATCATCTTGGTTTATAGCAAGGGAAATGAAAATTTTTATAAAATTTTAGAGCAGATAAGTAAGGGGCAGATCAAGCTAATAAGCGTAGAAAACCTCGATGCAGCAGCTATGCTTGAGCTAAAAGAGGCGGTAGAAAACGGCGTAAATATCGGCATAATGGGCGATAGAACCCCAGTAAATGGCGATAAATTTGTTGAGGTTAGCTTTCTTGGCAAGATGGCTAAATTTAACTATGGCCCATACTTATTAGCTGGCATTTTGGGTGTAAAAATGAGCACGCTTTGGTGCGTGAAAAATGGCGATAAATTTAGTATCGAGCTAAGTGATATCGCAGATGAGATAAAACTAGGTCGCGACCGTAAGGCAAGCGTCATGCCATACGTGCAAAGCTATGTAAAACAGCTCGAGGATCACGCTTGCAAGAACCCATCGCAGTGGTTTAATTTTTTTGATTTTTGGAGATAA
- a CDS encoding acyl carrier protein produces the protein MSEKEIFEILKKALIDLFEIDESKIKPETRIYEDLQIDSIDAIDMIDYIKRQTGHRLMPEDFKNVKTLDDIVKAVAKKFEA, from the coding sequence ATGAGTGAAAAAGAAATTTTTGAAATTTTAAAGAAAGCCTTGATCGATCTTTTTGAGATAGATGAGAGCAAGATAAAGCCAGAGACTAGGATATATGAGGATTTGCAGATTGATAGCATTGACGCTATTGATATGATTGACTACATCAAACGTCAAACCGGACATAGGCTGATGCCAGAGGATTTTAAAAACGTAAAAACGCTTGATGATATCGTAAAAGCCGTAGCAAAGAAATTTGAAGCATAA
- a CDS encoding beta-ketoacyl synthase N-terminal-like domain-containing protein, translating to MLIYISKPAIISAAGSSSDENLSSLLSGKRFLGLSSEFHPENKFLVAKFDKALPEFAKNTKEHFKTRTNALLLNTLLELDDEIKKAIKKFGKSRVGVILGTTTSGIEENFWTFKEYIKTEVFDKSKFGIDRNCLANVTEFVSEFYGLEGPSFCVSTACTSGVKAIIEAQRLIKSDICDAVICGGVDSLNTLTINGFNSLSILSQKPSEPFSKNREGINIGEGAGLFLLSRDEISNVVVAGSASNCDAFHMTQPDFNAKMAISCIEEALKKAGMSGVDYVNLHGTGTQANDKMEAKAVNLTLGFAYASSLKPQIGHTLGAAGAIESAICVMLCMQENSALPPHVYDGAYDEELERLNLVKSCTKFDVKTAMSLSFAFGGDNAAIIFKRVR from the coding sequence GTGTTGATCTACATTAGCAAACCAGCCATTATTAGTGCAGCAGGGAGCAGTAGTGATGAGAATTTGAGCTCGCTTTTAAGTGGAAAGAGATTTCTAGGCCTTAGCAGTGAGTTTCATCCTGAGAATAAATTTTTAGTAGCGAAATTTGATAAGGCACTGCCAGAGTTTGCCAAGAACACAAAAGAACACTTCAAAACAAGAACCAATGCTTTGCTTCTAAACACGCTTCTTGAGCTTGACGATGAGATAAAAAAGGCTATCAAAAAATTTGGTAAGAGCCGTGTAGGTGTTATTTTAGGCACTACAACGAGCGGAATTGAAGAAAATTTTTGGACTTTTAAAGAGTATATAAAAACTGAAGTTTTTGATAAAAGCAAGTTTGGCATAGATAGAAACTGTCTTGCAAATGTGACCGAATTTGTGAGCGAATTTTATGGACTAGAAGGTCCAAGTTTTTGTGTTTCAACTGCCTGTACTTCTGGTGTTAAGGCGATTATTGAGGCACAAAGACTAATAAAAAGCGATATTTGCGATGCGGTTATATGCGGTGGCGTCGATAGTTTAAACACCTTAACCATAAATGGCTTTAACTCACTTAGCATTTTAAGCCAAAAACCAAGCGAACCCTTTTCTAAAAATAGAGAGGGCATAAACATAGGCGAGGGAGCTGGGCTGTTTTTGCTGAGCCGTGATGAAATTTCAAACGTCGTTGTTGCTGGCTCAGCCTCAAACTGCGACGCTTTTCATATGACTCAGCCTGATTTTAATGCTAAAATGGCAATTTCTTGTATAGAAGAAGCTTTAAAAAAAGCTGGCATGAGTGGCGTGGATTATGTAAATTTGCATGGCACCGGTACGCAAGCAAATGACAAAATGGAGGCAAAAGCTGTAAATTTAACGCTTGGCTTTGCATATGCTAGCTCGTTAAAGCCGCAGATCGGACACACGCTAGGAGCTGCTGGAGCCATCGAGAGCGCCATTTGCGTGATGCTTTGCATGCAAGAAAATAGCGCCTTGCCACCGCATGTTTATGACGGAGCTTACGATGAGGAGCTCGAGCGTCTAAATTTAGTAAAAAGTTGCACGAAATTTGACGTAAAGACGGCGATGTCACTATCTTTTGCATTTGGCGGAGATAACGCCGCAATAATTTTTAAAAGAGTGAGATGA
- the fabG gene encoding 3-oxoacyl-ACP reductase FabG, with product MSKRVLITGSSRGIGASIAKCLASEYEVVLHARSKSDELLKMASELGAKFLIFDVADTAAAKEAIEADMEANGVYYGVVLNAGITRDNTFVGLSDEEWFDVIDVNLNGFYNVLRPTLMPMIRARKPARIVTLSSVSGVIGNRGQVNYSASKAGIIGASKALAVELASRGITVNCVAPGLIKTDMSEEILNSDFLDEVLKAIPAKRAGEASEVAWLVKFLLSSDASYITRQVIGVNGGLC from the coding sequence GTGAGTAAGAGAGTATTGATAACTGGATCAAGCAGGGGCATAGGAGCTAGCATCGCTAAATGCCTAGCTAGCGAGTACGAAGTGGTGCTTCATGCAAGAAGTAAGAGCGATGAGCTTTTAAAGATGGCTAGTGAGCTTGGGGCTAAATTTTTGATATTTGACGTGGCTGACACCGCTGCAGCAAAAGAGGCGATAGAGGCCGACATGGAGGCAAATGGCGTTTACTATGGCGTCGTTTTAAATGCTGGCATAACAAGAGATAACACCTTTGTCGGTCTTAGCGATGAAGAGTGGTTTGACGTGATAGATGTAAATTTAAATGGCTTTTATAACGTGCTAAGGCCAACTTTGATGCCGATGATAAGGGCTAGAAAGCCAGCTAGGATAGTGACACTAAGCTCTGTTTCAGGGGTTATTGGCAACAGAGGTCAGGTAAACTACTCGGCTAGCAAAGCTGGCATCATAGGAGCTAGCAAAGCCCTTGCAGTTGAGCTTGCAAGTAGAGGCATAACAGTAAACTGCGTGGCCCCAGGGCTTATAAAGACAGATATGAGTGAAGAAATTTTAAATAGCGACTTTTTAGATGAGGTGCTAAAAGCCATACCTGCAAAAAGAGCTGGCGAGGCCAGCGAGGTGGCATGGCTGGTAAAATTTCTACTAAGCAGTGATGCTAGCTATATCACAAGGCAGGTCATCGGCGTAAATGGAGGACTTTGCTAA
- a CDS encoding beta-ketoacyl synthase chain length factor: MKFQVDFFDAIAYGDVGEDLARYKKEFDLAKIPPIQRRRLSSAAKCAFSLLGGFDELDMPVIFSSYEGEINRCFELETTLAKAEPVSPTSFSLSVHNAISSLLSIEAKNHNEILAISSFSPVEDALQAAFLRLNDGYEKVLILAYHESIKQSYFDEKKPSFMLALVVSMAKDERVLTLKRAKKEKEICENLLQNFIVNFDPKISKSWQSCSYSSSWNFSYEP; the protein is encoded by the coding sequence ATGAAATTTCAGGTAGATTTTTTTGATGCGATAGCTTATGGCGATGTCGGCGAGGATCTAGCTAGATATAAAAAAGAATTTGATCTAGCAAAGATCCCACCGATTCAAAGAAGAAGATTGAGTAGTGCTGCAAAGTGCGCTTTTAGCTTGCTTGGTGGTTTTGACGAGCTTGATATGCCAGTTATTTTTAGCTCATATGAAGGAGAGATAAATCGCTGCTTTGAGCTAGAGACTACACTGGCAAAAGCTGAGCCTGTTTCGCCTACATCGTTTTCACTTTCTGTGCATAACGCTATCTCGTCACTTCTTAGCATAGAAGCTAAAAATCACAATGAAATTCTTGCCATATCGTCATTTAGTCCAGTTGAAGATGCCTTGCAAGCGGCATTTTTAAGACTAAATGATGGATATGAAAAGGTGCTAATACTTGCCTATCATGAGTCGATAAAGCAGAGTTATTTTGATGAGAAAAAGCCGTCATTTATGCTCGCTCTTGTTGTCTCAATGGCAAAAGATGAGAGAGTTTTAACTCTAAAAAGAGCTAAAAAAGAAAAAGAAATTTGCGAGAATTTATTACAAAACTTTATTGTAAATTTTGATCCAAAAATATCAAAAAGCTGGCAAAGTTGTAGTTATTCTTCATCTTGGAATTTTAGCTATGAGCCTTAA
- a CDS encoding AMP-binding protein, producing the protein MEFENSLKDFKFVDIDKNLYSQVVIFGANLKEYGLGEVEIYLSETFDFCVAFFGVLAIGVRPILLAKPIFSSDKFNINDENFKNFLAPARNIEPKFDINSTFFLQTSGSTGNSKNIPKRLGAMIEEGLFLKEELGFNESDTFFSSVSHQHMFGLTFKVFLPIISGAKVVSRELNYPEAIFELELENLSFITSPVLLQTLISSPRAAEISGLKNIICAGSALKSELRASISKLSKTRIIDIYGSTETGAVARNLGDELLLFSKVKAGISEDEALNVSSPWCEFFQTSDWAQINGSKLTLKGRIDRIVKLNDKRVNLISIENKMFESGLLKDCYCDTHPKFKRLAALLELSEEGVKLFRNSGKKGVVARLNELLRPEFKNSVRYFKIVSSLCKNAQGKFLKANFKELLEKNEELVWEKSSENGIYKFKIKLSPALGIFTEHFPNLPLLPGFVQLDFVFKFARELGAEIGDQCVVENLKFLKFVRPNDELCIEISQKDEKVYFEIFCNGTRSSVGRIKLGL; encoded by the coding sequence ATGGAGTTTGAAAATAGTCTAAAAGACTTTAAATTTGTTGATATTGATAAAAATTTATACTCACAAGTTGTTATTTTTGGGGCAAATTTAAAAGAGTATGGCCTAGGTGAGGTAGAGATCTATCTAAGCGAAACTTTTGACTTTTGTGTAGCCTTTTTTGGAGTACTTGCGATCGGCGTGAGACCGATTTTGCTTGCAAAGCCTATTTTTAGTAGTGATAAATTTAATATCAATGATGAAAATTTCAAGAATTTTTTGGCTCCAGCTAGAAATATAGAGCCAAAATTTGATATAAACTCTACTTTTTTTCTTCAGACTTCGGGCTCGACTGGAAATAGCAAAAATATCCCAAAAAGACTTGGTGCAATGATAGAAGAAGGGCTATTTTTAAAAGAAGAACTTGGATTTAATGAAAGTGATACATTTTTTTCAAGCGTTTCGCATCAGCATATGTTTGGTCTTACTTTTAAGGTATTTTTGCCCATCATTTCTGGTGCAAAGGTTGTTAGTAGGGAGCTAAATTACCCAGAGGCGATCTTTGAGTTAGAGCTTGAAAATTTAAGTTTCATAACAAGCCCAGTTTTGCTTCAAACGCTAATTTCTAGTCCAAGAGCAGCTGAAATTTCAGGACTAAAAAACATAATCTGTGCTGGCTCGGCACTAAAGAGTGAGCTAAGAGCTAGCATATCAAAACTAAGCAAAACACGCATTATTGACATCTATGGTAGCACCGAAACTGGTGCAGTGGCTAGAAATTTAGGCGATGAACTTTTACTTTTTAGTAAGGTAAAGGCAGGTATTAGCGAGGACGAGGCATTAAACGTGAGCTCGCCATGGTGTGAGTTTTTCCAAACTAGCGACTGGGCACAGATAAATGGCAGCAAGCTCACGCTAAAAGGTAGGATCGATAGGATAGTCAAGCTAAATGATAAAAGGGTCAATCTAATAAGCATCGAAAATAAGATGTTTGAAAGTGGCCTTTTAAAAGACTGCTACTGTGATACGCATCCAAAATTTAAGCGTCTGGCCGCACTTTTAGAGCTTAGTGAAGAGGGTGTGAAGCTCTTTAGAAATAGCGGTAAAAAGGGCGTTGTAGCAAGGCTAAATGAGCTTTTAAGGCCTGAGTTTAAAAATAGTGTTAGGTATTTTAAAATCGTTAGCTCGCTTTGTAAAAACGCTCAAGGGAAATTTCTAAAAGCAAATTTTAAAGAGCTTTTGGAGAAAAACGAGGAGCTTGTTTGGGAAAAAAGTAGCGAGAATGGCATTTATAAATTTAAGATAAAACTTAGCCCAGCACTTGGCATTTTTACTGAGCATTTTCCAAATTTACCGCTGCTACCTGGCTTTGTGCAGCTTGATTTTGTATTTAAATTTGCAAGAGAGCTTGGCGCAGAAATAGGCGATCAGTGCGTGGTGGAGAATCTGAAATTTTTAAAATTTGTAAGGCCAAATGACGAGCTTTGTATAGAAATTTCGCAAAAAGATGAGAAGGTTTACTTTGAGATATTTTGTAATGGCACTAGAAGCAGCGTTGGCAGGATAAAGCTGGGCTTATGA
- a CDS encoding beta-ketoacyl-ACP synthase translates to MRVFVTGIGTVSAFGNSWEEMRAKFLEGKNAVRYMSEWDGYKDLNTRLAAPIIDYKHPQEWDRKQLRSLGKVSCYSVHAAGLALKDAGLLKGEALMATNLDPSVQDGRMGVASGSSTGSTDSILDMAKLVLDMDSGFNANTYIKMMPHTTAANIALFYSLKGRIIPTSSACTSGSHAIGYAYESIKNGSIDMMLAGGAEELCVSEAYVFDKLYATSVKNSTPNLSPTPFEKDRDGLVLGEGAGFLVLESEENALKRGAKIYAEVVGFGSTCDGTHITRPQSATMKAAMSLALRDANLEPKSIGYVNAHATATKHGDIAESIATNELFGEDIAISSLKSYLGHTLGACGGLEAIASIMMMREELFFPTINLNVIDPECAKLNYLKEPTPIKTDFVMSNNFAFGGVNTSLIFKRVKNIF, encoded by the coding sequence ATGCGTGTATTTGTCACAGGTATCGGCACTGTCAGTGCTTTTGGCAATAGCTGGGAGGAGATGAGGGCTAAATTTCTTGAAGGCAAAAATGCCGTCAGATATATGAGCGAGTGGGATGGCTATAAGGATCTAAACACGCGCCTAGCAGCGCCTATCATAGACTACAAACACCCACAGGAGTGGGACAGAAAACAGTTAAGAAGTCTTGGTAAGGTCTCGTGTTATAGCGTACATGCGGCTGGACTTGCTTTAAAAGACGCTGGCTTGCTAAAGGGCGAAGCTTTGATGGCTACAAATTTAGACCCAAGTGTGCAAGATGGCAGGATGGGCGTAGCAAGTGGCTCAAGCACTGGCAGCACGGACTCCATCCTTGATATGGCAAAACTAGTTTTGGACATGGATAGTGGTTTTAACGCAAATACTTACATAAAAATGATGCCTCACACCACAGCGGCAAATATTGCACTATTTTACTCACTAAAAGGCCGCATCATCCCTACATCTTCGGCATGCACAAGCGGTTCGCACGCCATTGGCTACGCATACGAGAGCATAAAAAATGGCAGCATAGATATGATGCTAGCTGGTGGAGCTGAGGAGCTTTGCGTGAGCGAGGCGTACGTCTTTGACAAGCTTTACGCGACTAGTGTCAAAAACAGCACGCCAAATTTGAGCCCAACGCCATTTGAAAAAGATAGAGATGGCTTGGTGCTTGGCGAGGGGGCTGGATTTTTAGTGCTTGAAAGTGAAGAGAACGCCTTAAAAAGAGGAGCTAAAATTTACGCTGAGGTTGTTGGATTTGGCTCGACGTGTGATGGCACGCACATCACTAGGCCACAAAGTGCGACAATGAAAGCGGCGATGAGTCTAGCGCTTCGTGACGCAAATTTAGAGCCAAAAAGCATAGGTTACGTAAATGCTCATGCGACTGCGACAAAACATGGCGATATAGCTGAAAGCATCGCCACAAATGAGCTTTTTGGAGAGGATATCGCCATTAGCTCGCTTAAAAGTTATCTTGGTCACACGCTTGGAGCTTGCGGCGGACTGGAGGCGATCGCTTCTATCATGATGATGAGAGAAGAGCTATTTTTTCCAACTATAAATTTAAACGTGATCGATCCAGAGTGTGCAAAGCTAAACTATTTAAAAGAGCCAACCCCGATAAAAACGGACTTTGTGATGAGCAATAACTTTGCATTTGGTGGTGTAAATACATCTTTGATATTTAAAAGAGTTAAAAACATTTTTTAA
- a CDS encoding acyl-CoA thioesterase has product MEISHVSTFKVAFFDVDSMEVMWHGNYVKYLEMARCELLDKLGYNYIAMKKDGYAFPIVKLDVKYVRPAFFNDVIKVTTTLSECETFLKFHYLIENEKGEKLSEANTAQAVIDMKSLQTCFEMPEALKKAIEAYTKKENL; this is encoded by the coding sequence TTGGAAATTTCACACGTTAGCACATTTAAAGTGGCGTTTTTTGACGTTGATAGCATGGAGGTGATGTGGCATGGCAACTACGTCAAGTACCTAGAAATGGCGCGCTGCGAGCTACTTGATAAGCTAGGGTACAACTACATCGCTATGAAAAAAGATGGTTACGCCTTTCCTATCGTAAAACTTGACGTAAAGTACGTGCGCCCAGCCTTTTTTAACGACGTCATAAAGGTCACGACGACGCTTAGCGAGTGCGAAACGTTTTTGAAATTTCACTATCTTATAGAAAATGAAAAGGGCGAAAAACTAAGCGAGGCAAATACTGCGCAAGCCGTCATCGATATGAAGAGCTTACAAACTTGCTTTGAGATGCCAGAGGCGCTAAAAAAGGCGATCGAAGCTTACACTAAAAAGGAAAATTTATGA
- a CDS encoding phosphopantetheine-binding protein produces the protein MKELVNEIKELIITSLNLEDMKPSDIDENAPLFNDGLGLDSVDALELGLAVQKKYGLVLDSKSANLKEIFFSVSSLAKYIYENRK, from the coding sequence GTGAAAGAGCTAGTTAATGAGATAAAAGAGTTGATCATCACAAGCTTAAATTTAGAGGATATGAAGCCAAGCGATATTGATGAGAATGCGCCACTTTTTAATGATGGTCTTGGGCTTGATAGCGTTGATGCTTTAGAGCTTGGGCTTGCGGTGCAGAAAAAATATGGCCTTGTGCTTGACTCAAAGAGTGCAAATCTAAAAGAAATATTTTTTAGCGTATCTTCTCTTGCAAAATACATTTACGAAAATAGGAAATAA
- a CDS encoding LolA family protein, which yields MKNVALFLAIFISCFGYELSELKNIVKTDGVSGNFTQTKSLAGFNKNIKSTGEFKLEKSGLYWDTLEPVFSKVFINKDGIFKNENGKLEKTTANFDEKLFLAIISLDESELRKEFDIKTSGSLKEWSIELSPKNLLFKQIFKSIKISGDEAVKKIELDEISGDKTINEFSLK from the coding sequence ATGAAAAATGTAGCTCTTTTTTTAGCCATTTTTATATCTTGCTTTGGCTATGAACTAAGCGAGCTTAAAAATATAGTAAAAACAGATGGCGTAAGCGGAAATTTCACGCAGACAAAGAGCCTGGCTGGCTTTAATAAAAACATAAAAAGCACAGGCGAGTTTAAGCTAGAAAAGAGCGGTCTTTACTGGGATACGCTAGAGCCAGTCTTCTCAAAGGTTTTTATAAATAAAGATGGCATTTTTAAAAACGAAAATGGCAAGCTTGAAAAGACAACGGCAAATTTTGATGAAAAGCTCTTTCTTGCTATCATCAGCCTAGATGAGAGCGAGCTTAGAAAAGAATTTGATATAAAAACAAGCGGCAGCTTAAAGGAGTGGAGCATAGAGTTAAGCCCTAAAAATTTACTCTTTAAACAAATTTTTAAAAGCATAAAGATAAGCGGCGATGAGGCGGTAAAAAAGATCGAGCTTGACGAGATAAGCGGCGATAAAACGATAAATGAGTTTAGTCTAAAATGA
- a CDS encoding ApeP family dehydratase, whose translation MISDYLPHSSAITLIDEILEFTPCESIKVRSVINDQNPFLEDGKFHTQKAIEMMAQSLGIYDSKMRELRGEKAIFGFLLGSRKFEIFRPYFKVDDEIVIISNCSIQDESGFGVYDSELFVNGELGARAVLNVMSPDEEFVKKALSE comes from the coding sequence ATGATAAGTGATTATTTGCCGCACAGTAGCGCCATAACCCTGATCGATGAAATTTTGGAATTTACGCCTTGTGAGAGCATCAAAGTAAGAAGCGTGATAAATGATCAAAATCCATTTTTAGAAGATGGGAAATTTCATACACAAAAGGCTATCGAAATGATGGCTCAAAGCCTAGGGATCTATGACTCAAAGATGCGTGAACTGCGCGGCGAAAAGGCGATATTTGGCTTTTTGCTTGGAAGTAGGAAATTTGAAATTTTTAGGCCGTATTTTAAAGTGGACGATGAGATAGTGATCATCTCAAACTGCTCGATCCAAGATGAGAGTGGATTTGGCGTTTATGACAGTGAGCTTTTTGTAAACGGCGAGCTTGGCGCAAGGGCGGTTTTAAATGTGATGAGCCCTGATGAAGAATTTGTAAAAAAGGCACTTAGTGAGTAA